In a genomic window of Aggregatimonas sangjinii:
- a CDS encoding Gfo/Idh/MocA family protein, with product MMETIRWGILGPGRIAHSFTKDLALVRDGRLTAVASRNLERAREFADEYNAEFAFGSYEELLVSDKVDVIYIATPHTGHMEWAIKAMKSGKHILCEKPVGINLSQVKKMLRVAAENKVFLMEALWSRFNPSIRKIKQLVDDGVIGQVSYLHADFAFYSLDRDEKGRLLNPELAGGSILDIGIYPIFLAYLILGKPERILATSNLYKTGAEVQTSMIFQYDRAQAILYSGLTSKSEMRAEISGSKGEIFIDSRWHETQGFVSHIAETEKRYDLPTLGKGYTHEIDEVHRCLREGKLQSELWSHQNSIDLITLMDEVRRQGGITFPFE from the coding sequence ATGATGGAAACAATACGTTGGGGAATTTTAGGCCCTGGGAGAATCGCTCACAGTTTCACGAAAGACCTGGCTTTAGTAAGGGACGGGCGCCTGACCGCAGTTGCCTCCAGGAACTTGGAGAGAGCTAGGGAGTTTGCCGACGAATACAATGCGGAATTCGCCTTTGGCAGCTATGAGGAATTATTGGTTTCCGACAAAGTCGATGTTATTTACATTGCGACCCCCCATACCGGACATATGGAGTGGGCGATAAAGGCGATGAAAAGCGGCAAGCATATTCTTTGTGAAAAACCAGTGGGCATCAATCTGTCCCAAGTAAAAAAAATGCTGAGGGTCGCCGCTGAAAACAAAGTTTTCCTGATGGAGGCATTATGGAGCCGCTTTAATCCATCCATCAGAAAAATCAAACAGCTGGTTGATGACGGCGTAATCGGTCAGGTCAGCTATTTGCATGCCGATTTTGCTTTCTATTCTTTGGACAGGGATGAGAAAGGAAGGCTATTAAATCCTGAACTCGCAGGAGGTTCCATTTTAGATATCGGAATATACCCGATATTCCTTGCCTATCTGATTTTAGGAAAACCTGAACGAATTTTGGCTACCTCCAATCTGTACAAAACCGGCGCCGAGGTACAGACGTCCATGATTTTTCAATACGACCGGGCACAGGCAATCCTGTACAGTGGCCTCACCTCCAAATCGGAAATGAGGGCGGAAATTTCCGGAAGTAAAGGGGAGATTTTTATCGACTCCCGGTGGCACGAAACACAAGGGTTCGTAAGTCATATCGCCGAAACAGAGAAACGCTACGACCTACCGACCCTTGGAAAAGGCTATACTCATGAAATCGATGAGGTGCATCGGTGCCTGCGAGAAGGCAAATTGCAAAGTGAATTATGGAGCCACCAGAATAGTATCGATTTAATAACACTAATGGACGAGGTGCGCCGTCAAGGAGGTATTACATTTCCCTTTGAATAA
- a CDS encoding acyl-CoA carboxylase subunit beta → MDIKFNKNEDHNKMMLSELRKRLAKVKLGGGQLRLDKQKAQGKMTARERIDYLLDEKKDSIEIGAFAGDGMYEEHGGCPCGGVVVKIGSVQGKQCIVVANDATVKAGAWFPITGKKNLRAQEIAIENRLPIIYLVDSAGVYLPLQDEIFPDKEHFGRIFRNNAVMSSLGITQIAAVMGSCVAGGAYLPIMSDEALIVDKTASIFLAGSYLVKAAIGESVDNETLGGATTHCEVSGVTDYKAKDDADALDKIKNIVDKIGDFDKAGYNRKKAAKPNKNQEDIYGLLPASRSDQYDMLEIIERMVDESKFEQHKEGYGKTILTGYARIDGWAVGIVANQRKVVKTAKGEMQFGGVIYSDSADKATRFIANCNQKKIPLVFLQDVTGFMVGSKSEHGGIIKDGAKMVNAVSNSVVPKFTVVIGNSYGAGNYAMCGKAYDPRLIVAWPSAELAVMSGNSAAKVLLQIEKSSLKKKGETITEAKETELFQKIKQRYDNQISPYYAASRIWTDAIIDPLDTRKWISIGIEAANHAPITKDFNLGVLQV, encoded by the coding sequence ATGGATATCAAATTCAATAAAAACGAGGACCACAATAAAATGATGCTTTCCGAGCTGCGCAAACGTTTGGCGAAAGTAAAACTTGGTGGTGGCCAACTGCGTTTGGATAAGCAAAAGGCACAGGGCAAAATGACGGCACGGGAACGTATCGACTATTTGCTTGATGAGAAGAAAGACAGTATCGAAATCGGAGCCTTTGCCGGCGATGGTATGTACGAGGAGCATGGCGGTTGCCCATGTGGAGGGGTTGTCGTCAAAATTGGCTCTGTTCAGGGTAAACAGTGTATCGTTGTTGCTAATGATGCCACCGTTAAAGCCGGAGCTTGGTTTCCCATTACCGGAAAAAAGAATTTAAGGGCTCAGGAAATCGCCATAGAAAACAGACTGCCGATCATTTATCTGGTCGATAGCGCCGGCGTGTATTTGCCTTTGCAAGACGAGATTTTCCCCGATAAGGAACACTTCGGACGTATTTTCCGAAATAACGCTGTCATGAGCAGTTTGGGAATTACCCAAATCGCTGCTGTTATGGGAAGCTGCGTGGCCGGAGGTGCCTATCTGCCCATTATGAGCGACGAGGCCTTAATAGTAGACAAAACAGCTAGTATTTTTCTGGCGGGGAGTTATTTGGTAAAAGCCGCGATTGGTGAGAGCGTAGATAATGAAACGTTGGGTGGCGCAACAACGCATTGCGAAGTAAGCGGGGTAACCGATTACAAGGCGAAAGATGATGCCGATGCACTCGATAAAATCAAGAATATCGTGGATAAAATCGGTGATTTTGATAAAGCCGGATACAATCGTAAAAAGGCGGCAAAGCCAAATAAAAATCAAGAAGATATTTATGGTCTCCTCCCCGCCTCCCGTTCTGATCAGTACGATATGCTCGAAATTATCGAGCGAATGGTCGATGAATCGAAATTCGAACAGCACAAAGAAGGTTATGGAAAAACAATATTGACCGGCTATGCCCGAATTGACGGGTGGGCAGTAGGTATTGTCGCCAACCAAAGAAAAGTAGTAAAAACAGCAAAAGGCGAAATGCAGTTCGGAGGCGTCATTTATTCCGATTCTGCCGACAAGGCAACCCGCTTTATCGCCAATTGTAATCAGAAGAAGATACCCCTTGTTTTCTTACAGGATGTTACCGGATTTATGGTGGGGAGTAAGAGCGAGCATGGCGGTATTATTAAAGATGGTGCCAAAATGGTTAATGCGGTGAGCAATTCGGTAGTTCCCAAGTTTACCGTGGTTATCGGCAACAGTTACGGCGCAGGCAACTATGCCATGTGCGGTAAGGCCTATGACCCTAGGTTGATTGTGGCTTGGCCCAGTGCTGAACTGGCCGTGATGAGCGGAAATTCGGCTGCCAAAGTGCTGCTTCAAATCGAAAAATCCTCACTCAAAAAGAAAGGTGAAACAATTACGGAAGCAAAAGAAACCGAGCTTTTCCAAAAAATAAAACAACGCTACGATAACCAAATATCGCCGTACTATGCGGCCTCCCGCATTTGGACCGATGCCATAATCGACCCTCTGGATACCAGAAAATGGATTTCGATAGGAATCGAGGCTGCGAATCATGCACCTATTACGAAGGACTTTAATTTAGGCGTTTTGCAGGTATAG
- a CDS encoding carboxypeptidase-like regulatory domain-containing protein — translation MNAKSSVSIACLFLSTLCGHAQKDYKGVVIDAKTNEIVPYVNIGIVGKGIGTVSDEEGIFHLEINPEKYTEKDTLILSALGYRTIKYAVPDLVFAFNEYPPVAMQPELLELNEVVVTNTGGFPVEKRIGYMSKGSKFFGYWSDNVALGGELATKIKVKKGLRRLEQFNFDVMGNPSDSVLVRINIYDQDGDRNFPLTNLNTSKKEILYTIKKKRGNCEIDLDPFDIYVTDDFIISLELLKVYGTEKINLILAASDNSYTDSYRKYASQGAWERLEDVAMAYSLVTTYYSKKRPKSKKEAQERETGIAARNVSGFVFFAGRPQTNVKITNVSTGGEVATNESGRYLIEANPMDILVYEAPGMKELTIELLEKTTVNVNLERE, via the coding sequence ATGAATGCAAAATCTTCAGTTTCTATAGCTTGTTTGTTTTTGTCCACCCTGTGCGGACATGCCCAGAAAGATTATAAAGGCGTTGTTATCGACGCGAAAACTAATGAAATCGTGCCTTATGTGAACATTGGTATCGTTGGCAAAGGCATCGGAACGGTCAGTGATGAAGAGGGCATCTTCCATTTAGAAATTAATCCGGAAAAGTATACTGAAAAAGATACCTTGATCCTTTCAGCATTAGGGTATAGGACAATAAAATACGCTGTTCCAGATCTAGTTTTTGCTTTTAATGAATATCCACCAGTCGCTATGCAACCGGAACTGCTTGAACTAAATGAAGTAGTTGTTACCAATACCGGAGGATTTCCTGTTGAAAAACGTATAGGTTATATGAGCAAAGGCTCAAAATTTTTTGGGTATTGGTCTGACAATGTGGCCCTTGGTGGTGAGCTAGCAACTAAGATAAAGGTAAAAAAGGGACTACGAAGGCTCGAGCAGTTCAATTTCGATGTTATGGGGAACCCTTCGGATAGTGTTTTGGTACGGATAAATATCTATGACCAAGATGGTGATCGAAACTTTCCTCTAACAAATCTCAACACCTCAAAAAAGGAAATTTTATATACAATTAAAAAAAAACGAGGTAACTGCGAAATAGACTTGGATCCTTTCGACATCTATGTAACGGATGATTTTATTATTAGCCTTGAACTTTTAAAAGTCTATGGCACCGAGAAAATCAATTTGATATTAGCCGCAAGTGATAATTCCTATACCGATTCCTACCGCAAATATGCCAGTCAGGGTGCATGGGAGCGATTGGAAGATGTGGCGATGGCGTACTCGTTAGTAACCACGTATTATTCCAAAAAGAGGCCAAAATCGAAGAAGGAAGCGCAAGAGCGAGAGACAGGAATAGCTGCACGGAATGTTTCCGGCTTTGTTTTTTTTGCAGGGCGACCACAAACCAATGTTAAAATCACAAATGTATCAACAGGGGGGGAAGTTGCTACCAATGAGAGTGGTAGATATCTTATAGAGGCCAATCCAATGGACATTCTAGTCTACGAAGCTCCTGGAATGAAAGAACTCACCATAGAATTGTTGGAAAAAACTACCGTGAACGTGAATTTGGAACGAGAATAA
- a CDS encoding carboxypeptidase-like regulatory domain-containing protein translates to MKYLYLFLLILLSYPSGFAQETVKTVKGKVQYLNTPLVNADVAVSGTESIVKTDLEGNYSIDVQVGEILVFSYPSMRTTEIVVEDVTRILNVAMNAEVNKLDEVVVTKRVRKTQKQLREDYYLNKNLINTAFGIIDKERTNYSMKIIQGKELPVGGIDFVSALIGRFPGLRVERLANSPLEPNVYLRGAAGIGFAPAIYDVDGLVFTTTPTFIQVENIERIAIISGLGATNKYGFQGNGGVILINTKGAVYAKNDSQIPMDLARLRNNFYDADEVLTKNDTENDVSTYVLQLRNVGSEEQAIDLYRKQINTQGNSFHYVLDAYDYFSSKWKNIAFADSIIQDNFGIFCENPIALKALAYYYDSQERFSKAHEIYKEIFILRPNYAQSYMDLGNSYREVADYQKAASIYARYGYLLEEGFLRADGKVFTHMIDRELNNLVSLKGRKILSRKELKNFILDEDFTGTRLVFEWNDSEAEFELQFVNPENQYFKSEHSLVADAERIKNEKLSGYSSEEYLIDDTLRGTWMANIKYLGNKSLTPTYIKATIYHNYGSASQRKETKLFKMSLRIVNQQWFKVSNASIIASN, encoded by the coding sequence ATGAAATACTTATACTTATTTCTATTGATACTATTATCCTACCCGTCGGGTTTCGCCCAAGAAACCGTTAAAACGGTAAAAGGAAAAGTGCAATACCTCAATACGCCCCTTGTGAATGCAGATGTCGCCGTTTCAGGTACAGAAAGTATCGTTAAAACAGACTTGGAGGGGAATTATAGTATTGATGTACAAGTCGGAGAAATATTGGTCTTTTCCTATCCGAGCATGCGTACCACAGAAATAGTAGTAGAGGATGTCACGCGTATTCTGAATGTCGCCATGAACGCAGAGGTGAATAAATTAGACGAGGTAGTAGTAACCAAAAGGGTACGGAAAACGCAAAAACAACTACGTGAGGACTACTATTTGAACAAGAACTTGATTAATACCGCTTTCGGCATTATCGATAAGGAACGCACTAATTATAGCATGAAGATAATACAGGGGAAAGAGCTTCCCGTTGGAGGTATCGACTTCGTAAGTGCGTTAATTGGTCGGTTTCCTGGTCTACGCGTTGAACGTTTAGCAAATAGCCCTTTAGAGCCAAATGTGTATCTAAGAGGAGCAGCAGGTATTGGGTTCGCTCCCGCAATTTATGATGTTGATGGCTTGGTATTTACCACAACACCGACTTTCATTCAAGTTGAAAACATTGAACGTATTGCAATAATCTCAGGCCTTGGCGCTACCAATAAATATGGGTTTCAGGGTAATGGTGGAGTAATTTTAATCAACACCAAGGGTGCGGTCTATGCCAAGAATGATTCTCAAATCCCAATGGATCTTGCACGATTGCGAAATAATTTTTACGACGCCGACGAAGTGTTGACTAAAAACGATACCGAAAATGATGTTTCCACCTATGTATTACAATTACGAAATGTCGGTAGCGAAGAACAGGCCATTGACTTATATCGAAAGCAAATAAATACGCAAGGAAACTCGTTTCATTATGTTTTGGATGCCTATGATTATTTTTCGAGCAAATGGAAAAACATAGCATTTGCCGACAGTATAATTCAAGATAATTTTGGGATATTTTGTGAAAACCCGATAGCTTTAAAGGCTTTGGCGTATTATTATGATAGTCAGGAAAGATTCTCAAAAGCACATGAAATCTATAAGGAAATTTTTATCCTAAGACCGAACTATGCCCAGTCGTATATGGATTTGGGGAACAGTTATCGTGAAGTAGCGGACTACCAAAAGGCGGCATCTATTTATGCTCGGTATGGTTATCTTTTAGAAGAAGGGTTCTTAAGGGCTGATGGAAAAGTATTCACCCATATGATCGATAGGGAACTAAACAATTTAGTATCCTTAAAAGGTAGAAAGATTCTCTCAAGAAAGGAACTTAAAAATTTCATTCTTGATGAGGATTTCACTGGCACGCGACTGGTCTTCGAATGGAACGATAGCGAAGCCGAGTTCGAACTACAGTTCGTTAATCCCGAAAACCAGTATTTTAAATCCGAGCATTCGTTGGTTGCGGATGCTGAGCGAATCAAAAATGAAAAGCTGAGTGGCTATTCCAGTGAGGAGTACTTGATTGACGATACCCTACGCGGTACGTGGATGGCCAACATAAAGTACTTAGGAAATAAGAGCCTTACGCCTACCTACATTAAGGCTACCATTTATCATAACTACGGTAGTGCCAGCCAGCGCAAGGAGACCAAATTGTTCAAAATGAGTCTAAGAATTGTGAATCAGCAATGGTTCAAAGTTTCGAATGCAAGTATCATTGCATCTAATTAA
- a CDS encoding carboxypeptidase-like regulatory domain-containing protein, with translation MKKLYPLLVLMLSCATLFAQESTQKIKGKISYLDTPLANAEITISGSGEIIKTKMDGKYEISAEPGDVLVFSYPSMRDMEIIVEDVTKILNLEMTPEVNQLDEVVVEKTVLKSQKELQAEYRSNPQLINTAFGILDGDVTSFAVRIIEGEEIPLINTNLGTAMQYRFPGIKVAPNGDIYLRGQSMGLFPAILDVDGVVIADTANFLRSFDVANVYRLAVIPGLGALTKYGGKANGGVIVINTKTGNFFNTDADNKTFDQAKLRNNNFENDALTATQAEKNEASYLAVLRTAKSEEEAKTLYREQIAAYGNSIYYVLDAYRHFSERWGNNNFADEIIDENFFLFRDNAPGMKALAFLYQAQGRYEMAHNIYKEVFMLRPNYAQSYMDLANSYREVGDYQKAASIYARYGYLLEEGFLRAEGKMFTNIIDRELNNLVSLKGKEILSRKELKNFILDEEFNGTRLVFQWNDSEAEFELQFVNPENKYFKSEHSLVADAARIKNEKLSGYSSEEYLIDDTLRGTWMVNVKYLGNKSLTPTYIKATIYHNYGSASQRKEIKLFKMSLRNVNQQWFKVSNASTIVSN, from the coding sequence ATGAAAAAATTGTACCCCTTACTAGTACTAATGTTGTCATGTGCAACGCTTTTTGCACAGGAGTCCACCCAAAAAATTAAAGGTAAGATATCGTATTTAGATACCCCTTTGGCCAATGCCGAAATTACTATTTCAGGATCAGGTGAAATTATAAAGACCAAGATGGACGGCAAGTATGAAATCAGTGCCGAACCGGGTGATGTTCTGGTTTTCTCGTACCCTAGCATGCGGGATATGGAAATCATTGTAGAAGATGTTACAAAGATTTTAAATCTTGAAATGACGCCGGAAGTCAATCAGCTCGACGAGGTCGTTGTAGAAAAGACGGTGTTGAAATCACAGAAAGAATTGCAAGCGGAGTATCGGTCGAACCCTCAGTTGATCAATACTGCTTTTGGTATTTTGGATGGGGACGTGACGAGTTTTGCAGTTCGTATAATTGAAGGCGAGGAAATACCATTGATAAATACCAATCTAGGTACAGCGATGCAATATCGATTCCCTGGTATCAAAGTAGCCCCAAACGGGGATATTTATTTGCGGGGTCAATCTATGGGACTATTTCCGGCGATTTTGGATGTTGATGGTGTGGTCATAGCGGATACGGCTAATTTCTTAAGAAGTTTTGATGTTGCGAATGTTTATCGGCTAGCCGTCATTCCTGGTCTGGGAGCGTTAACTAAATATGGTGGTAAAGCTAATGGAGGGGTAATCGTTATCAACACCAAAACCGGTAATTTTTTCAATACGGATGCTGACAACAAAACTTTTGATCAAGCCAAGCTTCGTAACAACAACTTCGAAAATGACGCACTTACTGCAACCCAAGCGGAGAAGAATGAGGCTAGCTATCTGGCCGTGCTTCGTACTGCAAAGTCAGAAGAGGAGGCTAAAACGCTATATAGAGAACAAATTGCGGCCTACGGAAACTCTATATACTATGTCCTGGATGCATATCGCCATTTTTCGGAAAGATGGGGTAATAACAACTTCGCCGATGAAATAATCGACGAGAATTTTTTCCTTTTTAGGGATAACGCTCCAGGCATGAAAGCCCTAGCCTTTCTATATCAGGCACAAGGGCGTTATGAAATGGCCCACAACATCTATAAAGAGGTGTTCATGCTACGTCCCAACTATGCCCAATCATATATGGATTTGGCCAACAGCTACCGCGAAGTGGGAGATTATCAGAAAGCGGCATCGATATATGCGCGTTACGGGTACCTTTTGGAAGAGGGCTTTCTGCGGGCCGAAGGAAAAATGTTTACCAATATCATCGACCGGGAACTCAACAATCTGGTTTCGCTAAAAGGTAAAGAGATACTTTCGAGAAAAGAACTGAAGAACTTTATACTGGACGAGGAATTCAACGGGACTCGATTGGTCTTCCAATGGAACGATAGCGAGGCCGAGTTCGAACTACAGTTCGTGAACCCGGAAAATAAATATTTCAAGTCGGAGCATTCGTTGGTGGCCGATGCCGCACGAATCAAAAATGAAAAGTTGAGCGGTTATTCCAGTGAGGAATACCTGATAGACGATACCTTGCGTGGTACATGGATGGTCAACGTGAAATATCTTGGGAATAAGAGCCTTACGCCAACTTATATCAAGGCCACCATCTATCACAACTACGGCAGTGCCAGCCAGCGAAAGGAGATAAAACTCTTTAAGATGAGCCTAAGAAATGTAAACCAGCAATGGTTTAAAGTTTCGAATGCCAGTACCATTGTTTCCAATTAA
- a CDS encoding TonB-dependent receptor plug domain-containing protein, producing the protein MKLRVFLLFTLLIQLVAAQDKVDGTSTICWDTSFSMRERNLDQEFELLDKIFERTPDQTVQLLLFNVTVEEKEFKISDGDWTALKAELVAAKLDGATVYSGLEDKIKYDKVYFFTDGNRIITEENLPLKKGNFVINSVPDRDEKFLKNAALIGRARLMDFAAMLPENFNSTPEKNIQTLEPISGVIYVDNIPTANVEIRIKGKDKVFKPDDNGKFNLPAVPGDSILFSSKENKALKMVPVGYFSDNLNIFLEGNVTTLDEVVVTENRITTASNEEVVTGYGIENKEKVGYAVQSIEDEDINAITTDVSRSVQNKFSNVNIGADQDLTKVTMRTNTSLLGNNYGLIVVDGVPTQQSDSSRDNGFGASAGFIDPESVASITVLKGYAATNRYGTLGNNGVILITTKVAARGKKVDSENSDRALIQNNIYDPNTKMSGSNSAVLNALKGTTSFDEAYEKYLMLRNFNEEDTAFYLDSFSYFKDKDPMLAKRIISNLCELNPKSETALKTVALAFRYLSDFDLARLFNQEQHNRSPLAIEPYYVEAAMSIEKGEYQEGLEQLSTLAKGGAYGSLNVSNMTKTLDRDLKNLLFTKKGSLQTNGIDNRYFTNEKMNTRLVLQWNNSASEFNIQFVNPQNRFFNWEHTNAADGQRIKDEIQLGFAMEEFEIYDDLKGKWKINAEYLGNLDRQNSDPFVILCTLYQNFGYPSQSKRQIWIHFTKSNQKLPITEVVVN; encoded by the coding sequence ATGAAACTTCGAGTTTTTCTGCTTTTCACCCTTCTTATACAACTAGTTGCTGCTCAGGATAAGGTTGATGGGACGAGCACTATTTGCTGGGATACCTCCTTTTCAATGCGAGAGAGAAATCTTGATCAAGAATTCGAATTGTTGGATAAAATTTTTGAAAGGACCCCTGACCAAACCGTTCAATTGTTATTGTTCAATGTAACTGTAGAAGAAAAGGAATTTAAGATATCTGATGGGGACTGGACCGCTTTAAAGGCCGAATTGGTCGCGGCTAAGTTGGATGGCGCCACGGTCTACAGTGGGTTAGAGGATAAAATTAAATACGATAAGGTATACTTTTTTACGGATGGGAATCGGATAATAACTGAAGAAAACCTTCCCCTTAAAAAAGGAAATTTTGTCATTAATAGTGTACCTGACCGCGATGAAAAATTCTTAAAAAACGCCGCCTTGATAGGAAGGGCGAGGCTAATGGATTTTGCGGCTATGTTACCTGAAAACTTTAATTCGACTCCAGAAAAAAATATCCAGACCCTTGAACCGATTTCGGGAGTTATTTATGTGGATAATATACCAACAGCGAACGTAGAAATTCGAATAAAAGGCAAAGACAAGGTGTTTAAGCCTGATGATAATGGTAAGTTCAATCTGCCTGCGGTACCGGGCGATTCCATCCTTTTCAGCAGTAAGGAGAACAAGGCATTAAAAATGGTACCCGTAGGGTATTTCAGTGATAACCTCAATATCTTCCTTGAGGGGAACGTCACTACTTTAGACGAAGTGGTGGTAACGGAGAATCGAATAACGACCGCAAGCAACGAGGAAGTTGTTACGGGTTATGGTATTGAGAACAAAGAAAAAGTTGGTTATGCTGTTCAATCGATAGAAGATGAGGACATCAATGCGATTACCACTGACGTATCCCGTTCCGTGCAGAACAAATTCTCAAATGTCAATATCGGCGCAGACCAAGATTTGACCAAGGTAACCATGCGCACGAATACCTCATTGTTAGGTAATAATTACGGTCTTATCGTTGTTGATGGGGTACCTACCCAACAGTCCGATTCTTCACGCGACAATGGTTTTGGAGCGAGCGCAGGATTTATAGATCCCGAAAGCGTGGCCAGTATTACGGTGCTTAAGGGTTATGCCGCCACGAACCGATACGGTACCTTAGGGAACAATGGGGTCATCCTAATTACGACCAAAGTTGCGGCAAGAGGTAAAAAAGTAGATTCGGAAAATAGCGATAGGGCATTGATTCAGAATAATATCTACGATCCGAACACAAAAATGAGCGGCTCTAATTCTGCAGTATTAAATGCATTGAAAGGTACCACGAGTTTTGATGAGGCATACGAGAAATATTTGATGCTCAGAAATTTTAACGAAGAGGATACTGCTTTTTATTTGGATAGCTTCTCATATTTCAAGGATAAAGACCCGATGTTGGCAAAACGTATCATCTCCAATCTTTGCGAATTGAATCCAAAGAGCGAAACGGCTCTTAAAACGGTAGCGCTCGCGTTTCGGTACTTATCGGATTTTGATTTGGCTAGACTATTCAATCAAGAACAGCATAACCGGTCTCCATTGGCGATAGAACCCTATTACGTAGAAGCGGCCATGTCTATAGAAAAGGGTGAGTATCAGGAAGGATTGGAACAACTATCAACATTGGCCAAAGGGGGTGCGTATGGTTCGTTGAATGTTTCGAATATGACCAAGACGCTGGACAGGGATTTGAAGAACCTGCTTTTTACGAAGAAAGGAAGTCTTCAAACGAACGGAATCGACAATAGGTATTTTACCAACGAAAAAATGAATACGCGATTGGTGCTGCAATGGAACAATAGTGCATCCGAATTCAATATTCAATTTGTAAATCCACAAAATCGGTTCTTTAATTGGGAGCATACCAATGCCGCAGATGGGCAACGAATCAAGGATGAGATTCAATTGGGTTTCGCGATGGAAGAATTTGAGATTTATGATGATTTGAAGGGGAAATGGAAAATCAATGCCGAGTATTTAGGGAATCTAGACCGACAAAATAGCGACCCATTCGTGATATTATGTACACTTTATCAAAATTTTGGGTACCCCTCACAATCCAAAAGACAAATTTGGATACATTTTACAAAAAGCAATCAAAAACTACCTATCACCGAAGTTGTTGTTAATTAA
- a CDS encoding M24 family metallopeptidase: MNRYFLFLITVLLVIGANAQQILPEVERARVVDEILQERFNTLLPELMDTAEIDMWIVISREYNEDPVLRTMLPSTWLNARRRTILLFCRNKAKNTIEKLAVARYNVGENIESAWDKEKEPDQWKRLVQLITERNPEKIGLNFSKDFNIADGLDKTDYEEFMQNLPKKLQSKVVSAEQLAVRWIETRTEREMIIYDQLVDITHDIIAEAFSEKVITPGITTTTEVEWWMRQKVTDLGLETWFHPTVDVQRTSEELVSHLYSFSGRPDDMVIVPGDLLHCDFGITYLRLNTDCQELAYVLRPEEESAPDYLIQGLRDGNRVQDFLTQNMVAGRTGNEILAKSLQEAKAAGLRPSIYTHPLGLYGHSAGTTIGMWDSQGGVMKDDGESYPLNPNTVYAIELNTTITIPEWKRDIRIMLEEAGFFGEDSFRYVNGRQTELLLIPRIKEQQGN; encoded by the coding sequence ATGAACCGCTACTTTCTTTTTCTGATTACAGTGTTGCTTGTTATTGGAGCGAACGCCCAACAAATCTTACCTGAGGTAGAACGGGCACGTGTTGTCGATGAAATACTACAGGAACGTTTCAACACGCTATTGCCCGAACTTATGGATACGGCGGAGATCGATATGTGGATCGTAATCTCCAGGGAGTACAATGAAGACCCGGTTTTGCGAACCATGTTGCCTTCTACTTGGTTAAATGCCCGCAGACGAACGATTCTACTGTTCTGTAGAAACAAGGCAAAGAACACCATCGAAAAATTGGCCGTCGCGCGCTACAATGTGGGCGAAAATATTGAATCGGCTTGGGACAAGGAAAAGGAACCGGACCAGTGGAAACGCTTGGTGCAGTTGATTACGGAACGAAATCCGGAAAAAATCGGACTCAATTTTTCCAAGGATTTCAATATTGCCGATGGCCTCGATAAGACCGATTATGAGGAGTTTATGCAAAACCTTCCAAAAAAATTGCAGTCAAAAGTAGTTTCTGCAGAACAATTGGCCGTTCGATGGATCGAAACACGCACCGAAAGGGAAATGATCATTTACGACCAGCTGGTAGACATCACCCATGATATTATTGCCGAAGCGTTCTCGGAAAAGGTCATCACCCCAGGCATAACCACAACGACCGAGGTAGAGTGGTGGATGCGCCAAAAAGTAACCGATTTGGGCCTTGAAACCTGGTTTCACCCAACGGTGGATGTACAGCGTACGAGTGAGGAATTGGTAAGTCACCTGTATTCATTTTCTGGCCGTCCGGATGATATGGTCATTGTTCCTGGTGATTTGTTGCATTGCGATTTCGGTATCACCTACTTGCGCTTGAATACCGATTGCCAAGAATTGGCTTACGTACTGCGACCTGAGGAAGAGTCGGCTCCAGATTATTTGATCCAGGGTTTAAGGGATGGCAATCGCGTGCAGGATTTCCTTACCCAGAACATGGTAGCCGGAAGAACGGGAAACGAAATTTTAGCCAAATCATTACAGGAGGCCAAGGCTGCGGGCCTGCGTCCTTCCATTTATACGCACCCTTTGGGCTTGTACGGCCATTCCGCAGGAACGACCATTGGCATGTGGGATAGCCAAGGTGGCGTTATGAAGGATGATGGTGAGAGCTACCCATTAAATCCGAATACGGTCTATGCAATTGAATTAAATACGACCATTACGATTCCCGAGTGGAAAAGGGACATCCGTATTATGCTGGAAGAAGCTGGTTTCTTTGGTGAGGATAGTTTTCGGTACGTAAACGGACGACAAACGGAGTTGTTATTGATTCCACGAATCAAAGAACAGCAAGGGAATTAA